A part of Pararhizobium sp. A13 genomic DNA contains:
- a CDS encoding MOSC domain-containing protein, with the protein MKILAVCTGSAEILRGKSYRTGIFKHPVEAAVLIDREGLIGDRICNRKHHGGVDQAVYALGSIDLDWWSKELGRNLEPGIFGENLVIEGADSRRISVGDRFMTDTIELEVTSARIPCATLAARMEDPAFAKRFAKAGRPGFYCRVLKDGVVQAGDAVTYHAYSGPPVLMPEMLETFARNLSDKDRDRYLAAPIHYKLRAKLTSA; encoded by the coding sequence ATGAAAATCCTGGCCGTCTGCACCGGCAGCGCCGAAATCCTGCGCGGAAAATCCTACCGGACCGGCATCTTCAAACATCCGGTCGAGGCGGCCGTGTTGATCGACCGCGAAGGCCTGATCGGCGACAGGATCTGCAACCGCAAACACCATGGCGGTGTCGATCAGGCGGTCTATGCCCTCGGCTCGATCGACCTCGACTGGTGGTCGAAGGAACTCGGGCGCAATCTGGAACCCGGCATTTTCGGCGAAAATCTGGTGATCGAAGGCGCCGACAGCCGCAGGATTTCCGTCGGCGACCGGTTCATGACCGATACGATCGAGCTCGAAGTCACCTCCGCCCGCATTCCCTGCGCCACGCTTGCCGCGCGGATGGAAGACCCCGCTTTCGCAAAGCGCTTCGCCAAGGCGGGACGGCCGGGTTTCTACTGCCGCGTGCTCAAGGATGGAGTGGTTCAGGCCGGCGATGCCGTCACCTATCACGCCTATTCGGGGCCGCCGGTCCTGATGCCGGAAATGCTTGAAACTTTCGCCAGGAATCTCTCCGACAAGGATCGCGACCGCTATCTCGCAGCGCCGATCCACTACAAGCTTCGTGCCAAGCTCACCAGCGCCTGA
- a CDS encoding YbaB/EbfC family nucleoid-associated protein, protein MRDIMGMMGKVKEMQAKMEKMQEEISALEVDGSSGGGLVTVRMDGKGNLKGIKIDPSLFKEDDVEILEDLIVAAHKDGKDKAEAITAEKTRALTAGLPIPPGMKLPF, encoded by the coding sequence ATGCGCGACATCATGGGCATGATGGGCAAGGTCAAGGAAATGCAGGCCAAGATGGAGAAGATGCAGGAAGAGATTTCTGCGCTTGAAGTCGACGGCTCTTCCGGCGGCGGTCTGGTCACCGTTCGCATGGACGGCAAGGGTAACCTGAAAGGCATCAAGATCGACCCGTCGCTGTTCAAGGAAGACGATGTCGAGATTCTCGAAGACCTGATCGTCGCCGCCCACAAGGACGGCAAGGACAAGGCCGAAGCGATCACCGCCGAAAAGACCCGCGCGCTTACCGCCGGCCTGCCGATCCCGCCCGGCATGAAACTGCCTTTTTAG